The following are encoded together in the Fundulus heteroclitus isolate FHET01 chromosome 19, MU-UCD_Fhet_4.1, whole genome shotgun sequence genome:
- the LOC118567052 gene encoding uncharacterized protein LOC118567052, giving the protein MGGPRTLSQVLLLSAFGIAFVSSTVSVTGNTTQENSTSSTPSTVSKESCRGVNLQDPSRSIFAAVDSLVGELSCKRKENASLSEDSFVEVEQNIRRIVESSIKVFLDLGTNESGSDVLEQIGILDNLDVENYKDPSFIRLWFSLKMTFLLPFVNERFLIQLGNKNFSCGSFQELVKSLSEGIEPSQTTRKQQIYRNFILGYLTRKNLEEPGCIENVNGSEDWVEKNLKSFLVFATLQELKTINSNFSTRDVLEKLSPRQKAELILDPESDESGDVDIVREIITSVTKSGNEELLTQFFQDFTQLRKQVLNS; this is encoded by the exons ATGGGAGGGCCGAGAACTTTGTCACAAGTTCTACTTCTCTCAGCGTTTGGGATCG CATTTGTCTCATCTACAGTCTCTGTGACC GGCAACACAACACAAG aaaacag CACTTCTTCCACTCCAAGCACTGTTTCCAAGGAATCATGCCGAGGAGTGAACCTGCAGGATCCGAGTCGCAGC ATATTTGCTGCTGTGGACTCATTGGTAGGGGAGCTTTCttgtaaaaggaaggaaaatgcaAGCCTATCAGAGGACTCCTTCGTGGAAGTGGAACAAAACATCCGACGGATTGTTGAGTCGTCTATAAAAGTCTTTTTAGACCTG GGCACCAATGAATCTGGCTCTGATGTTTtggaacaaattggaatcttaGACAACCTTGATGTGGAAAACTACAAAGACCCATCATTCATCAGGCTGTGGTTCTCTCTGAAGATGACTTTTCTGTTGCCCTTTGTCAATGAAAGGTTCCTCATCCAGCTTGGCAACAAGAACTTCAGCTGTGGTTCCTTCCAAGAACT TGTGAAGTCTCTCAGTGAAGGAATCGAGCCTTCTCAGACGACGAGGAAGCAACAAATCTACAGAAACTTCATTCTGGGGTATCTGACCAGAAAGAATTTGGAAG AACCTGGATGCATAGAAAATGTAAACGGAAGTGAAGACTGGGTGGAGAAAAACTTGAAGAGCTTTTTGGTCTTTGCAACACTACAGGAGCTTAAAACTATCAACAGCAATTTTTCtacc AGAGACGTGTTGGAAAAGCTCTCACCACGACAGAAAGCAGAACTGATACTGGATCCAGAAAGTGATGAATCAGGGGATGTAGACATTGTCAGAGAAATTATAACAAGTGTGACAAAGTCTGGGAATGAGGAGCTACTCACCCAATTTTTCCAGGATTTCACACAATTAAGAAAACAGGTATTGAATTCATAG